One bacterium genomic window, ACCCGGCGCAAACGGAGGGAACCTCGATGAGCGGTATCTGGTGGGGCGGTTTCGAGTTCGCGGCCGGCGAGATGCGCGCCTGGCGCCTGGGGCCGCTCGAGGTGTGGATCACGCGCGCGGCGGCGGAGTTCAGGGTCGCCACACGAAGCGATCCGGGCGGGGACGAGTTCGCGTTGCGGGCCGGGGAGCCCTGCACCGAACCCGTGCCAGACGATGCCGAGCTCGTGCGCTACGGCGTCCGTGACGCGTCCCGCCGGCTGGAGATCGCGCCCGCCGCCGCCGACCGCGCCGTGATCGTCAAGTCCGAGACGACCTTCATCGTGCCGCCGGGCGGCGCCACGACGGCCTTCATCAGCTCCCCCATCTGGCTGCGCATCCAGCTGCCCGAGCCGCGGCGTCTGCTGCACGAGGAGCCGGCGCAACGACCGTCCGACACCTGGTTCGGCGCGTCGACCCTCGAGGGCGAGCTCTGCTACGCGATCCGCACGAGCGTCCGCTTCGACCTGAAGAACCTGCCGGTCCGCCCGTACCGCGCGGTCTCGGTGGTGAGGATCCTCAACCACGCCGACACGCCGCTGCCCCTGGCCCGGCTGCGCCTCCCGCTGCCCTACCTGTCTTTCTATGCGGACGGCGACGGCCGCCTGTGGACCGAATCGGTGACCCTGGACCGCAGGCAGGACGACGATCTGGCCGAGATCAAGCTGGGCAAGTCCGCGCCCCGCGAGGCCGGGCAGTGCACGAAGGTCACGGGGCCGCGCGAGGAGATGGAGAAGAAGCACCTCATCAGATCGTTCACGGGCCTGCTCGGCCTGCGGAAGGACAGGGAAGGATATGAACGCGTTGTTGAGTAAACTGGGCCTGAGCGGCCTGATGACGGCGGAGCAGTTCGCGGACGTGCTGCGCGCCCTGCTGATCCTGGCGGTGGGACTGCTGCTGGCGCGCCTGGCCGGCGCGGCCGCGGGGCGGGCCGTCGGCGCCCGCCTCGGCAAGCAGGAGTCGATGCTCGTCAAGCGCGGCGTCTTCTACGGGCTGGCCGTGCTGCTGATCGCCACGACCCTGAATCAGCTCGGCTTCCAGCTCAGCGTGCTGCTCGGCGCCGCCGGGGTCCTCACCGTGGCCGTCGGCTTCGCCTCGCAGACCTCGGCCTCCAACCTGATCAGCGGGCTGTTCCTGATCGCCGAGAGGCCTTTCCTCGTCGGCGACTTCATCACCGTCGAGGGCACGACCGGCGAGGTGCTGTCCATCGACCTGCTGTCGGTGAAGATGCGCACCTTCGACAACCTGTACGTGCGCGTGCCCAACGAGGCGATCATCAAGGCGCGCATCACCAACCTCACGCACTTCCCCCTGCGGCGCGTGGACGTGAAGGTGGGCGTGGCCTACAAGGAGGACCTGTCCCGGGTCCAGGACGTGCTGCGCCGGGTCGCCGACGCGAATCCCCTCTGCCTCGACGAGCCCGAGCCCCTGTTCATCTTCAAGGGCTACGGAGACTCGGCCCTGGAGATGCAGTACTCCGTGTGGGGCAAGCGGGAGAACTACCTCGCGCTGCTCAACGCGATCCACCTGGAGATCAAGGCCGCCTTCGACGCCGAGGGCATCGAGATCCCCTTCCCCCACCGCACGCTGTACACGGGGTCCGTCACGGAGGCCTTCCCGGTGCGGGTCGTGGAGACCCGGGCGGAGGATTCGTGACACTCTTCTCCGTGCTCTTCGGGGCGGGCATCGTGCTGATGCACGAGCGCGCGAAAGGTCGATGCATATGGGATCCTGGCTGAGAACCCGATTCGTCGCGGGCCTGCTGGTGACGGTACCTCTGATCATCACGTTCCTTATCCTGCGTCTGCTGTACCGGAACCTCAACGGCCTGCTGGGGCCCTGGCTGGATCGGCTGCTCGGCTGGCACGTCCCGGGCCTCGGACTGCTGGCGACCGCCATGCTGGTGCTGCTGATGGGCCTGCTCGCCGCCAACTTCGCCGGCAAGCGCCTCATCGTCCTGGGCGAGGGCATCCTGAGCCGGATGCCCCTGGTGCGGGCGGTGTATCGAACCACCAAGGAGATCGTCGCCGCCGTCGCCCTGCCCAAGGGGCAGGGGCTGCGGGAACCTGTGATGATCGAGTATCCGCGGTCGGGCCTCTGGTCGTACGGCTTCGTGACCGCCTACATCGAGCGCGAGGCGGCCGGCGGGATCGAATCCCTCGCCAACGTCTACCTGCCGAGCCCGCCGATGCCCACCTCCGGGGCCCTGGTGGCCGTGCGTCTCGACGACCTCTATTACCTTGACATGTCCAACGAGCAGGCGATGAAGCTGATCGTATCGGGCGGCATGGTGGCTCCTCCGCGCCTGACGGCCCGGTCATCCGTGACGAAGAACGACGATTAGCCCGTCTCTGGCAGCAGCTGGCCTGGGGGCGCCGCTCCGCGCCCTCCACGCCGGCCCCTGGCGTTCTCCAACAGCACATCGACCACACCCCCGGCTCCGCCGGTCGGCCGGGCCGTGATCTTCACGACCTGTCCTTTTCTCCGCCGCGCCACGAGGCGAACACGCCCCCGCCGAGCAGGGCGAGAATCACGGGGAGCGAAACCGCGGCCGTGATGTGGAACTGATTGGAGACGAGCATCTTGACGCCCACGAAGGCCAGCACCAGCACCAGGCTCGTCTTCAGGTGCGGGAAACGGTCCAGGGCGCTCGCCAGGGCGAAGAAGAGGGACCGGAGCCCCAGAATGGCGAATACGTTGGAGGTGAACACCAGAAACGGATCGCGGGTGATGGCGAATACGGCCGGGATCGAGTCGACGGCGAAGAGCACGTCGCTGCTCTCGACGAGCAGGAGAGCGAGGAAAAGTGGCGTCATCGTGCGCCGGCCCTCGATCCGCGTGAAGAAACGCTGGCCGTCGAAGCGGGGGCTGACCGGGTAGAACCGCCGGGCGGCGCGGACCAGGACGTTGCGTTCCGGGTCCGGGGGGGCGGGCTCGGAGCGCAACATGCGGACCGCGGTCACCAGCAGGAAGGCTCCAAAGACGTAGACGATCCAGTCGAAGCGGTGGATCAGGGCCGTACCGGCCGCGATCATCGCCCCGCGCAGCACGAGGGCCCCGAGGATGCCCCAGAAGAGGACGCGATGCTGGAAGACCGCCGGCACCCGGAAACAGGAGAAGATCATGGCGATGACGAAGATGTTGTCCAGGCTGAGCGACTTCTCCACCACGTAGCCGGTCAGGTACTGCAGCATCGCCGTCCTGCCGTCCAGGGGCCAGGCGGGATCGAGGCCGAGCCCGAACAGGTGGCGGTCGTAGAGCACGTGGACGAGGGCGGCGAAGGCCAGGGCCACCGCGACCCAGACGCCGGTCCAGGCGAGGGCTTCGCGCAGGCTCACGACGTGGGCCCGGCGATGGAACACCCCCAGGTCCAGGGTCAGGAAACAAAGGATGAGCAGCACGAATCCGGACCAGAGCCAGACGATCATGGTCTCCGACTTTCGTGTCGATCCCTCCGACCTAGCTCGCCGCCGTGGCCTTCTTGCTCGAAAGCAGGCGGTTCAGGTAGCGTGATCGCACTTGCTCGCCAGCCATCACCCGCTTGACCGGCGACAGCTTCAGGATGGCGCCGAACACCGCCGCCAGGGCGCGGTGGCTCCACAGCGTGCGCTCGTCCCAGATCAGGTGCTGCAGCTTGCCGCGCTCCACGGCCATGGCCACGTAACGGTGTGCCGCGGTCTCGGGCGTGATGACGCGCTGCGGACGGCTGCGCAGGCTCAGCCCGCCCTTGGTGCAGGCACGCACGCAGACGCCGCAGCCCAGGCACACGATCTCGTCCAGCACGGCCGTCTCCTGCTTCGGGTTCTTCCTGCCGACCGCCGGCGCCAGGCTCATGGCGTCCACCGGACAGGCCTCGACGCACTTGCCGCAGCCCTTGCACTGCTCCGCGTCCACCGCGGGGATGAAGTTGGTCGTGTGCACCGGCTGCAGATGCGCGAAGCGCTTGGCGGCGAGCAGGGCCTCGCAGCAGCAGCCGCAGCAGTTGCAGATGAAGCTCACGCGGCGCCGGACGTTCTCGCCGAACTGCACCAGGCCGCGTTCGTAGGCCTGGTCCAGCAGGTCGAGACACTCGGCCGTCTCCACGCGCCGCGCGTGGCCGTGGCGGGTCAGCGATTCGGCCGATCCGTTGAAGGTCATGCAGATGTCCAGGGGCGCGTCGCAGGCCCGGCCCAGGTGCTGCATCTTGTGCCGGCAGTAGCAGAGGCCGACGCCGATGCAGCTCGCCGTGCGGATGACCTCGCTGGCGCGCTCGTAGTCGAGCACGTGGACGGCGGCCTCGCTGGTCAGGACGGGCTCCTGCACGAAGACGCGGCCCAGGTGGGTCTCGCCGTCGACGAACAGGTTCTTTATGAAGTCCTCCTCGACGTTGAGGTACTGGTAGAAGAGCTCGCTTAGCGCCTGCTGGTCCAGGTCGTCGCGCACGCGCATCAGGGAGAACTCGAAGAAGCCGGCCATGGGCGGCGGCAGCACGTAGCGGGTGACGCCGCCGCGCTCGATGTCCACGAGCATGGCGCGGTCCGCGAGATCGTCCAGCACGCGGCGGGCGGACGCGGCGTCCATCTTCCAGATGCGCGCCGCCTTTTCCGCGGTGAAGGGCTTGATGGGGATCTGGGCCAGCAGCTTCGCCTCGCGCTCGTCGATCAGCATCTTCAGGATGGCGAAGAGCTTGTCCGAGGGCGGCGCGCCCTGGGGGAAGCGGTTCAGGCGCTCGGTGAACGACGCGTACCCGGATTTCACTGTGCGATGGGCCATGTCCGTACCGCCGTCGAAGGAGTGGATCGCCACGATTGTAGCGCGCTCACGCCTTAGCGGCCACGGGCTTCTTGAATTCCCGGTCGTCGGCCTATTCCCCGGTTGGTCGAAGTCGCACTTCTGGATCCCGGGAGCCTTTTCTCGATCGGGTGAGCGGTATCGACGGGACCGGGGTCGAGGCGGGTCGGGATCAGGGCGAAGACATCCCGTCCCGCACGGCGTAGGCGGCCACACTGTCCTGGATGGCCACGGCCAGTTCTTTCAGACAGGCGCCGCGCCGATAGTAGACGCCCTGGACCGTCTTGAAGCCCGTAAGCGCGCGCAGACGCTCGATGGTATAGCCCCGCAGGTAGAATCCCCGCAGCAGGATGCGGCACAGGCGCCCGAGGCCGTCGACGGCTTCCTGCAGAAAGCGACGGGCCTCGTCGGCGAGCAGAAGATCGAGAGCGCTGCGGGCGGGACTCTCCACCCACTCGAGCATCGATTCGATGGGCACCCCGGGACGCCGCTTACGCCAGCTGGCCACGTTGCGGCAGCGGTTGCGGGCCACCGTGATGGCGAAACGGACCAGATCCCCCTCGAAGCCGCCCCCCTCGCGGACATAACGGAAGGCTACGGTGAGCGTCTCCTGCACGATGTCGTCGGCTTCGAGAGCGTCCAGCGGCATGAAGCGACGCACGGCGGTCCGCACGGGTGTCTGCAGGGCGGCGTAGAACTTCTCCTCCGCCACCGGATCTCCGGCGACCACGGCATCCAGGACGCGGTCCAGGACGGGATCGCCGACGCTCTTGCCTTTCCCCGCTCGCTTCACCGTTGTTCCACCACGCAGATCGGGGATATAATGACGTCTGTCCCGGGTGATTCCATGCCTGATACTAGGACAGCCCCCGGGATCTGTCCATAAACCGGCATACCTCCAGGTGAGACGTCGCATGCCCGTGGCACCCTCCCATTCCCGTTCGATCCGCGGTCGCATCCTCCTGATCGCCCTTTGCGCCGCGTCGTTGACGGCCTGTGTCGGTTGCGGGGATGGCGGTCGCGGCGAGGGGCCGGCGCCGGCCCGGGACTCGCTGCTGTTCGATCTCGCGGGCGTTCCCGTCTCCGAACAGCTTGCGCTCGCCCTGGCAAGCGAGGCCCGGGAAGCCGTCTCGACGGCGCCGTCGCGACGGGAGCCATGGACCGGATGGGCCGGCGTCCTCGCACTCGGCGACGAGCTCGAGGTCGCCGTGCAGCGCCCCGCCAGCCGCGAGGAGGCGGGCGACAGGTTGTACGCCCTGTGGCGGGAGCAGACACGGAACCTGTTCTGGATCCAGACGGCCGTCCGCTACGACTATCTGCTGCGACGCGAGCGGGACCTGGACGCCATGATCGCGAGCCTGGCGGCGGACGACTCTACCTCCCCCGCCGCCGCCTTCGCCCGGGGCAACCGCTTCTACGGACGCGGTTCCCGCGGCGAGCACTTCCGCACGGCCGCCGCGCGCGCGACCGAGCTGGACGGTTTCGGGCAGGTCCTGCTCACGCTCAAGCTGGCCATGGTCGAGGCGGACGAAGGAGACTGCCTGGAGGCCGTGGACCGTTTGCTCGCGGCCCTGCCCGGCTGCCGGGCGGGCGGGCCCTGGCTGAGCATGCGGGTCTGGTACGACATCGCCGTCTATCTGAAGCGGGCGGACCGCCTGGACGACGCCATGCACGCCGCCGCCGCCGGCATGGGCGCCTGCCGGGCCACCGGCAGCGCGTACTGGTGGGGGCGATTCCTCATCCTGTCGGCCACCCTGCGCGAGGCGCGACGCGAGACCGACGCCGCCCTGGCCCTCCTGGAGGAGAGTTCCCGCTTCGGCGAGACGCACGACCTGCCCTGGATCTTCCTGGACGGCACGGACAGGGCCGCTTCCCTGTGCAGCGACCTCGGCGACGCCACGCGGGCCCTGCATTTCGACCTGCGGACCCTGGCCCACAGCATCGCCGTCGGCGACTCCTTGAACGCGCCGCGCAACATGATGAACATCGCCGACGACTATCGGCTGCAGGGCCGGCTGGATTCCTGTCTCGTCTACCAGGAACGCGCCAGACGCTGGGTCGACGCCTTCGACGACGCCCGCAACCGCGCCAAGCTCCCGCTCCTGGCCGCGGAATACCACTGCCAGGTGGGCAACTACGCGGTCGCCGATTCGCTGCTGGCTGTGGCCCGCAGCAGATCGTCGACGGCGAGCCTGGCGGTCGACGAGGCCGACCTGCTGCTGGGCATGATCCACCAGGGACTGGAGCTGGGACAACCCGACCTCGCCTACCAGGCCATCGCCCGCCTGGGCGACCTGCGCAAGGTGCTGCACGACGAGCAACCCGACCAGAACCTCGTGGCCGACTACGAGACGGCCACCGCCGAATTCCTGGCCGGGCAAGGCGAGTACGTCCTGGCCCACGAAGCGCTGGGACGCGCCGCTGCCGCCATCGCCCGCGGCGGCGGCGAGAGCAAGGCCTGGCGCTATCATCGCTGCGCGGGCGAGCTGGCCCTGAAGCGCGGCGACATGAAGACCGCCGAGACGGAGTTCACCAGCTGTCTGGACCTCGCCAGGCGCATCGGCAACCCCGGCCTGGAGGCCGCCGGCCGCTTCCACCTGGGACATTATCTCCTGCTGAGCGACCGCCATGCCGAGGCCCGCGACCTGTTCACGGCCGTCTCGAACAGCGGGCGGTACGGCGGCCCCTTCCGCCAACGCCTGGAGACACTCGTTTTCCTCGGCCGGGCGCTGGCCCGGGAAGGACGGCTCGCCGAGGCCGTGGCGCATCTCCGGCGGGCCGACGCGCTGCTGACGCCCCACACTCCCGCCGACCTGGTCGCCCTGGTCCGTTTCGAGCTGGGCAGCTCCCTGGCGTCCACGGACGCGCGGGAGGAGGCGCTGGCCACCCTGCTGTCGGCGAAGGCTCGCCTCGACGAGACCACCCGCGCGTCCATCCCCGAGCTCAAGGCCTTCTCCGAGGACCTGCGCCGGGATATCGTCTCGGCCCTCGTGGACATCTATCTTCATCACACCGACCAGCCCCCGGAACAGGACCGGATCCGCTCGTCCCTGGGCCTGGCCATGGCGTTGAAACCGTTCGCATCCGGGTCCGACGATCCCGCGCGGCTCCTGACCGCCGACGGCTCGTGCGCAGCCGTCTATCTGGTCGGCCGGGAACGCTCCTACCTGTGGGTCGGCGGCGGCGGCGACTTCTCGGTCCACGAGCTTCCGGGACGAGGCGAACTGGCGGAGCTGATCGCGCCGGTGCTGGCCGATCTCACCACACCCCTGCGGCCCGTGGACGGGGAGGCGGTCGCACGCCTGTCGTCGCTGCTGCTGGGGCCCGTCATGCCGGCCTGGCGACAGGACCGGTTGCTGCGCATCTCTTCCGACGATCTGCTCGCGTCGCTTCCCTGGGGCGCGTTGGCGATCGACGACGCGGGCACCCCGGCGGTGACCCACGGCCCCATCATCGAGGCGGAGCAGTGGCGCGACGCGATCGACCGGGCGGGCGACGCGCGGGAGCGACCGGGTGCGGGGCCTGTGCTGACCGTGGGCCTCGACGGCCACGGCGGCGGGAGCGACGCGCCGGCGGACCTGCATCACGCCGAGGCGGAAGCGAAGGCCGTGGCCGCCCTCTGGCCCGCCGACCGCGTCACTCTGCGCACCGGAGAGTCGGCCTCCTGGTCCGCACTCCTGGCGGCGGACCTCGAAGAGGCGAGCGTCCTGCACCTGGCCACCCACGCCGTGGTCCATCAGGGCGCTAGCGAACGGGCCTCGTTGCGTCTCGCGGGGAGCGCGGGGAGCGCGCCCTTGACCCTCCGCTCCCTCGCCGGCCTCGACCTGAAGGCGGACCTGATCTACCTGTCCTGCTGCGAGGGGGCGCAGACGAGCCGGCCGGGCGCCGGCCTGACCGGTTTCGCGCGGGCCTTCCTGGCGGCCGGCGCGCGGACCGTCATCGCGTCCACGGTCCGCGTGGATGACGAGGCGTCCCTCGAGCTGGCCCGTCTCTTCTACACCCACTGGCCGCAGGGCATGAGCAAGGCCTCGGCCCTGCGCGCCGCGAAGCTGGCGCTGCGCGAGGCCAGGCCGGAGTGGGCACACCCCTATTACTGGTCGTTCTACAGGATCATCGGCGAGGCCGGCTGATCGTCAACG contains:
- a CDS encoding mechanosensitive ion channel family protein: MNALLSKLGLSGLMTAEQFADVLRALLILAVGLLLARLAGAAAGRAVGARLGKQESMLVKRGVFYGLAVLLIATTLNQLGFQLSVLLGAAGVLTVAVGFASQTSASNLISGLFLIAERPFLVGDFITVEGTTGEVLSIDLLSVKMRTFDNLYVRVPNEAIIKARITNLTHFPLRRVDVKVGVAYKEDLSRVQDVLRRVADANPLCLDEPEPLFIFKGYGDSALEMQYSVWGKRENYLALLNAIHLEIKAAFDAEGIEIPFPHRTLYTGSVTEAFPVRVVETRAEDS
- a CDS encoding DUF502 domain-containing protein, which translates into the protein MGSWLRTRFVAGLLVTVPLIITFLILRLLYRNLNGLLGPWLDRLLGWHVPGLGLLATAMLVLLMGLLAANFAGKRLIVLGEGILSRMPLVRAVYRTTKEIVAAVALPKGQGLREPVMIEYPRSGLWSYGFVTAYIEREAAGGIESLANVYLPSPPMPTSGALVAVRLDDLYYLDMSNEQAMKLIVSGGMVAPPRLTARSSVTKNDD
- a CDS encoding TerC family protein, translating into MIVWLWSGFVLLILCFLTLDLGVFHRRAHVVSLREALAWTGVWVAVALAFAALVHVLYDRHLFGLGLDPAWPLDGRTAMLQYLTGYVVEKSLSLDNIFVIAMIFSCFRVPAVFQHRVLFWGILGALVLRGAMIAAGTALIHRFDWIVYVFGAFLLVTAVRMLRSEPAPPDPERNVLVRAARRFYPVSPRFDGQRFFTRIEGRRTMTPLFLALLLVESSDVLFAVDSIPAVFAITRDPFLVFTSNVFAILGLRSLFFALASALDRFPHLKTSLVLVLAFVGVKMLVSNQFHITAAVSLPVILALLGGGVFASWRGGEKDRS
- a CDS encoding 4Fe-4S dicluster domain-containing protein, yielding MAHRTVKSGYASFTERLNRFPQGAPPSDKLFAILKMLIDEREAKLLAQIPIKPFTAEKAARIWKMDAASARRVLDDLADRAMLVDIERGGVTRYVLPPPMAGFFEFSLMRVRDDLDQQALSELFYQYLNVEEDFIKNLFVDGETHLGRVFVQEPVLTSEAAVHVLDYERASEVIRTASCIGVGLCYCRHKMQHLGRACDAPLDICMTFNGSAESLTRHGHARRVETAECLDLLDQAYERGLVQFGENVRRRVSFICNCCGCCCEALLAAKRFAHLQPVHTTNFIPAVDAEQCKGCGKCVEACPVDAMSLAPAVGRKNPKQETAVLDEIVCLGCGVCVRACTKGGLSLRSRPQRVITPETAAHRYVAMAVERGKLQHLIWDERTLWSHRALAAVFGAILKLSPVKRVMAGEQVRSRYLNRLLSSKKATAAS
- a CDS encoding sigma-70 family RNA polymerase sigma factor, with amino-acid sequence MKRAGKGKSVGDPVLDRVLDAVVAGDPVAEEKFYAALQTPVRTAVRRFMPLDALEADDIVQETLTVAFRYVREGGGFEGDLVRFAITVARNRCRNVASWRKRRPGVPIESMLEWVESPARSALDLLLADEARRFLQEAVDGLGRLCRILLRGFYLRGYTIERLRALTGFKTVQGVYYRRGACLKELAVAIQDSVAAYAVRDGMSSP
- a CDS encoding CHAT domain-containing protein, translating into MPVAPSHSRSIRGRILLIALCAASLTACVGCGDGGRGEGPAPARDSLLFDLAGVPVSEQLALALASEAREAVSTAPSRREPWTGWAGVLALGDELEVAVQRPASREEAGDRLYALWREQTRNLFWIQTAVRYDYLLRRERDLDAMIASLAADDSTSPAAAFARGNRFYGRGSRGEHFRTAAARATELDGFGQVLLTLKLAMVEADEGDCLEAVDRLLAALPGCRAGGPWLSMRVWYDIAVYLKRADRLDDAMHAAAAGMGACRATGSAYWWGRFLILSATLREARRETDAALALLEESSRFGETHDLPWIFLDGTDRAASLCSDLGDATRALHFDLRTLAHSIAVGDSLNAPRNMMNIADDYRLQGRLDSCLVYQERARRWVDAFDDARNRAKLPLLAAEYHCQVGNYAVADSLLAVARSRSSTASLAVDEADLLLGMIHQGLELGQPDLAYQAIARLGDLRKVLHDEQPDQNLVADYETATAEFLAGQGEYVLAHEALGRAAAAIARGGGESKAWRYHRCAGELALKRGDMKTAETEFTSCLDLARRIGNPGLEAAGRFHLGHYLLLSDRHAEARDLFTAVSNSGRYGGPFRQRLETLVFLGRALAREGRLAEAVAHLRRADALLTPHTPADLVALVRFELGSSLASTDAREEALATLLSAKARLDETTRASIPELKAFSEDLRRDIVSALVDIYLHHTDQPPEQDRIRSSLGLAMALKPFASGSDDPARLLTADGSCAAVYLVGRERSYLWVGGGGDFSVHELPGRGELAELIAPVLADLTTPLRPVDGEAVARLSSLLLGPVMPAWRQDRLLRISSDDLLASLPWGALAIDDAGTPAVTHGPIIEAEQWRDAIDRAGDARERPGAGPVLTVGLDGHGGGSDAPADLHHAEAEAKAVAALWPADRVTLRTGESASWSALLAADLEEASVLHLATHAVVHQGASERASLRLAGSAGSAPLTLRSLAGLDLKADLIYLSCCEGAQTSRPGAGLTGFARAFLAAGARTVIASTVRVDDEASLELARLFYTHWPQGMSKASALRAAKLALREARPEWAHPYYWSFYRIIGEAG